CGGTTGCCTGTGGTGGGATGACGCGCACGGTCACCCGACGACCGCCCGGGGGCGTGTGGCGCAGGGCGTTGTCCAGCAGGTTGCTCAGCACCTGGATGGCCCGTTCGGGGTCGGCCCACACCGCAGGGGCCTCAGAAGGTACTTCAGTCTCCAGGGCGACGCCTTTGTTGGTGTAGGCCGGGGCGAAACGCTGCACCACTTCGTCCACCAGTTGCCTGGGGGAGACCGGCTGGCGATTCAGGGTGTAGGCGCCAGCCTCTAAGCGGCTCAATTCGTGCAGATCGTCCACCAACCGTTGCAGGCGTTTCGTTTCGCGCACGATTTGCTGGTAGATTTCCGGTTCCGGGGGAAAGACGCCGTCTTGCAGCCCTTCGGCGTAGGCCAGGATGGAGGCCAGGGGGGTGCGCATTTCGTGCGAGATGTCGGCCAGCCACTGCCGGCGGGCCTCTTCGGTGCGGGCCAGGCGCTCAGCCATGCGGTTGAAGTTCAGGGCCAGTTCGCCCAACTCGTCGGTGCCCTCGGCTGCCTCGGGGGGGACGGCCACCCGCTCTTCGTAATGGCCCTCGGCGATGCGGCGGCTGACCTGGGACATGGCCTGGATGGGCGCCACGATGCGGCGGCTGATGAACCAACTGACAAGCACCGCGGCCGCGCCGGAGACCAGCAGCGCCACCACCATGGCTTCGGTCAGGGCGGCGTGGAAGTTGTGGAAGAGGTCGGCGGTGAGGTCCACGCCGTCCGTCCTGGTGTAAGGGCCGCGGCCCATCATCATCCCCTGCATCATCCTTTGCATCAGGTGGCCCATGGCGGCCAGGTGCCGTTCGAAGGCCTTGGGCGCCACCGATTCCCCGGCGATGAGCAGAGTGATAGC
Above is a genomic segment from Anaerolineae bacterium containing:
- a CDS encoding HAMP domain-containing histidine kinase, which translates into the protein MNKLLQWWRQRLAAKLFFAHLLVIAAGAITLLIAGESVAPKAFERHLAAMGHLMQRMMQGMMMGRGPYTRTDGVDLTADLFHNFHAALTEAMVVALLVSGAAAVLVSWFISRRIVAPIQAMSQVSRRIAEGHYEERVAVPPEAAEGTDELGELALNFNRMAERLARTEEARRQWLADISHEMRTPLASILAYAEGLQDGVFPPEPEIYQQIVRETKRLQRLVDDLHELSRLEAGAYTLNRQPVSPRQLVDEVVQRFAPAYTNKGVALETEVPSEAPAVWADPERAIQVLSNLLDNALRHTPPGGRRVTVRVIPPQATGGEKGFVRFEVQDTGEGISPEHLPHLFRRFYRVDKSRSRQRGGSGIGLTIARLLVEAHGGRIEAHSPGPGQGSTFLFTLPVAPRK